CTGGCCTTGGGTACACAATAGTTCGTCCAGGTCCATTGGAGGTAAAGTTCCTATTGTAGCGTGTAGGTAGAACATGTACTTGAATGTGCTTACGATTGATAAAATTTTATCAATAATTAGTGCTCTGATTTATAACCTGTTTGTATATCCATTCAAAACTCTTCATACATAAGTTCTaccaaaaacatgaaaaaaaaacctCTCACGTTCAGTCCCTTGTAAGAGTCTAAGGTTAGGATTGCCAAAGCTTTAATAAAACTATTTTGGCCATATCTGTAGTCGATGTGGGATCTTAGCAGCTTGGAAGATGTTGTTGCTAAATCGAACACAAATACAATGCCTTGACCCTTACTACTTGTGAACTCATAATGATTGAAACAACTTGTCTATGAATTAGTTCGGTAAAATAAGAGCAAGTCTTATTTGTGATAAACAAATAGACTTACATTTGCCTCTAATCTTGTCTTTCATGAGTGACATAAACATAGGTTGACTGCCATTTTGTTTGAGAAAATGTTCTATCTGGAAAACTACTACACCTTTTGTAAATTCTAATGATCAACTAGCAGATATTCTTACCAAGTCACTCTGAGGTCCAAAGACAGCATATAGTTGTGACAAGCTTGATGCATATGACATATTTGCACCgatttgagggggagtgttgagaTTTACTTGTTTGTCCAGACTCCAGATATTGTATCGATTGTGTTAATCAGGAATCAAGTGTAATTATCTCATCTAATCCCTAAAATTAAGGGATTCAGTTTGTATTGATGTATTAGAAATTCAAATGTCTGAGTGCTAATCTCAAGCATTCAGATATATAAAAAATCTTGACAGATAAtaggactttttttttttcaattgcaATGTGAAAGCCACGGAGCCAAGTTAATTTGCAAATTTAGGATAGACTAGAATTTCGAATTGGAAAAACCTAAAAGTAGTGATTGCCCAAGCCTAAGCTGCTTTATTGTTGTCATATGACTCATATCTCTACTTGATTTGGGATCTCAACATATAGAaatatttaaagtttaaactgCAAGATTTTATGATAATTTTAAACGATTAAAACCTCTAGTAATGTGAATGTTATATTGAAGTGAGTTGGCCTCTTCTTTCTGTTCATGGTGTGGAAATATAATTTAGCATTCTTCAATTATCAACTAACTTGCAAGTTTTCTAACAGGAAGAACCTGGTGGGCAGCGCGCTCTAATATTTGATCAAGGAAATCGAATATCTCAGGTTAGTAGTGTATTATTATTTACTACGTTTCTTTTTTGAGGCTTTTCCATTCTAACTTATTTCAATTACCTGCAAAGTGCAAACAATTTTTCATTATTGGAATAATTGATCTGTTCTGACAAATGCCAAATTGTATGATTTATTTATAGGGCATCAGCTGTGCTGATGTGGCTGATATATGTGTGAAGGCACTACATGATTCAACTGCAAGAAACAAAAGCTTTGATGTGAGTAAACCCTGCATGGTTATAAGATTGAACTATTTAagcaaaaaaagataaaaaagaaaaactaaaccttCTCAACCTTGTCTAGGTATGTTACGAGTATGTTGCTGAGGAAGGGAGGGAGCTTTATGAGCTGGTATGGAAACTATAATTGATAACATTCTTTGTGTAGGAAAAAGATGAAACCATTCACTGAACTCTTCTCAATTTTGCGTTTGCTTAGGTTGCACACTTGCCTGACAAAGCAAATAACTACTTGACACCAGCACTTTCTGTGTTAGAGAAGAATACATGATCATCCCTCGTCGAGACAACATGCTTCCCAGTTGTGAGATTTCATATAATCGCTTCCTTAATCCTTCTTTGTTCTACTTCTACTTTGCTGCTTCAAGTGGAATGTAACTATTTTACCTGTATATATTCACGTGCAACCCAAAATCCACGATTTCAGAAAGTATATAGATTTATATATTCCTTCCTCAAAAACTGAAATAATACAGAAACAGATTTCAATAGTTAAAATTCATTATGCAATATGGATATGCACATTTTACCCTCTTCAATGAATAAGTGAAGGCGTAAATATGTTTAGTCACAACCTAAATATCCCAAAATTGTTTCTCCATAAAATTTAACTTTTATAAACACTGTTCAATCCCCCATTCTTGTGTGAGTTTgtttatttcataaaaaaaaacttctgtACGCTTGCATTTCAACTATGATTAATTTAGGCTTTGCTTTCCACCCATGTTCATGTTGAGAAAAGAATTCAACTCTGAATTGGGAGTCTTTCATTGATTAAGAGTGGATGAGAGGAAGACAATACAAGAGTTATCACCCACATACCCAATGCCTTAAGGGTTCGGGACTTTGGCTGTGCGGTTTGATTCTCTTGGTGGTTTTTAGTGTTAGTGTTAGTCCATTAATGTAAGTTCTCTTGTTTTGGGCTTCCTCGTCTCTCTAACAAGTGATATTGAAGTTAATGGTTGGTGTGACATGGTAACGACTCATTGTGATACAATGAGAGTGAATATCGGTGACTTACTGTTTGAGGAGAAGAATGTTTGAAAAAGTTTAAGTATTagttggagtctcacattgATTAAGAATGGATGAGAGGAAGACAAATATACTTGACATATATGATAAACCGTAATACAATAGAAGCAAGAGAGAAAACTAACGCTGTATTATTTTCTTAATGATAGAAGGTTATGCGGCTCTCTATATATAGAGACCACAGAACACAAACTTACACAACAAGCAAGTAACCCTAGCCGCCACATAGGCTGGGATACTAAACAACTAATAACATAACCCTAGCCACCACATAGGCTGGGTTATTAcacaattaataataatataaaaaccaATATTAACTACTAATTAACTAAATCAACTATTATCTCTAATACTCACCCCACAAACTGAACCGGGAAGATCAGTCACGGTCAGTTTGGCTCTCAAATCTTGAAACAAAACTGTACGGAGAGGCTTGGTAAGGGCATCAGCCAGCTGATCGGTAGCAGGAATATGCTGCACATGAAGCTGTTTAGCAATGACCTTAtagatagagccaagataagctttataagggtagtgtaaacctcaactcttgagctagcttttgtggttgaatataggcctcctaatttctaatatggtatcggAGCCTATcatagatccatttgttgtggagacctcccatatttgggtcacCCATTTTTTATctcacgttccagtctgttcaaccCTGGACGTGagagggtgtgttagaagtcccacattggctagagatagagccaagataagctttataagggtagtgcaaacctcaactcttgagctagcttttgtggttgagtataggtctcccaatttctaataacatattaaaaaaattcaaggtCTAATACCGACTTGTTACCTGTTATAGATTTTTTTAGGCCAGGGCCTGATCTTTTTAAAATCGTGCATGGTTTGGTCTGATAGCTTATTTAAagacttattttataataaaatattcgAGTAGATTGACAAATCTATTTGTATGTCCATAAATTTATAGGTTAATGAGTTAAAACATATTGAGATCACTATATCTTCTAAAAGttaaaaggcttaattccattttgggcccctgatgtttcaaaaatgagcgatcggggccccccgtgtttaaacgtagcggtcaggcaccccaacgtttcaaaaacgtgcgttccaggcccttctgttaagtaccgttagtttgaccaaacggaacccctttcattaattgacgtggaatttctttttcattttaacattatattttttaccCAAACTCATTCCCCAAATCAGAAACACGATTCCCCTCCCCCAATTTTAACCTAATTGAagaaaggaagatgaagaagaagagaaggggagaagaagaagctcgAAGAGAAGGAGAAAGGAAGAAGCTCAAAGAGAAGGGGGGAAGAAGCGCGGAGAGTAAGAACCGAGGAAGAAGCTCGTTCGATTCAAATACGATTTCTTATTCTTCTGGGGTTGTTGCTGGTTCGAGTTCAGAGGAGGAAGGGGAAGAGTAGCAGTAACTGGGTTGCGTTGAGAATTGCAGTGGCGGGGTTGATGATGAAGCTGCGGTGGCTATGGATTCCTCGGAGCTCGTGTAGAGGTGGGTTGGTCGCAGAGGGACTTGAGTTTCTGCGCGGGTGAAGAGATTCACAGGTGGGTCTTTTGGTGGTGGCGGCTTGGAAGCCATTAGTGTGTGAACGAGGTTCTCTGTGGTGGCGGTGTTGGGTGCGGTGgtggtttgggtttggcaccaTTTGAGAATGGAGGATTTGAGGGCAAGGTTGGGAATGACGACGGAGAAATCAGGGGTGTTACCATCAGGAAGTTGAGGGGTGAAGTTGAGATCCTTGCAGGCTTGGACGGAGGCACGGTCGAAGGAGTGGCCGGAGGAGACGATGACAGGGTCTGCCATGATGGAACCTGAAATGGGGCAGAGGAACTCTTCTGGAGGGttctgggttttgttgttgctgttgggtTTTGAAGGGTTGATGCTGTGGAAGAAGAGCTTCTTCCACTTCAGCCTTGGGGTAGTGATTGGTTCTGGGAATTTTTCAGACTCTTTTGCTGCTTTTGGTGAACCCCATTTCTTGTGGACCATCCGCTTCACACTTTGCTAAATCTCCATGAAATGATTCAACTCAGTTAAATCTTGTTGGTTTTGCTGAAGAAGTTGTTCAGAGAGTTGAGGGTGAGGGGTGAAGATTCCATGGTTTGCTAAATTAGGATGAAATTAGGGTTAAAATTGGGGGGAATCGGGTTGGTGAATTGGGGGGGaattttttggtaaaaaatataatgttaaaatgaaaaagaaattccACGTCACtggctccgtttggtcaaactaacggtacttaacagaagggcctgaaacgcacgtttttgaaacgttggggtgcctgaccgctatgtttaaacacggggggcccaatcgctcatttttaaaacatcaggggcccaaaatgGAATTAAGCCAAAACTAAAATAAGAATATGCACGGTATGTGTGAAAtttatgttttcaatttttaaaaatcatgttAGTTAACAAAATTGAGACTAAGCACGCACTTCCATATGCAAAATTCATGCTATTTTTGCACTTTCCGCACATTCTCACCCATCGGAGCTCCTCGTCTCAGAGTGCTGGAGGAGTTTGGTGGAGCGGTGAGGTTCCGAGAGTTCTGATCTAAGGCGGCGAGGGAGGATTGCAAGAAAGGACGGTGGTGGTTTGGCCTCTTCCCTGCTCCCCCTGCTTCTGCTTTATGTTGGGGAGGTGCAAAGGTTGGTATATAACTATTATTGATAGCTGCTTTTTTGGTATTATTTCAGGTGTTTCTGTTAGTTAGTGGCCATTCTtaaattttgtagttttaaGTTTCCTGTGTGTGtgattaattttaattcataTTTGATTTCTATTTTGAAAATGATTGAACATTTGATTTTCTAAAAGTGTGAAAATAGTGTGGTTGTAGTTAAGAGGCCTCTGTTTGAGCTCTCTAAGCTACTATGGATTGAGCCTCTTTATCTGTATGGCTGTTGAATTTAATCATCCTTGATCAATCTAACCATATATATACTGTTTTCATATTTTACTAAACTGTTCTTTGCACTTAAATTGTGTTGCTACATGCTTGAGATCAAAGGCTTAAGAAAATGTAAGAATGATTAGTCATCTCATTGTTACACTATATGGTTCTAAATCATGTATTTGTTTTTATTCCATTGTTCACTATTTAAGTCTATTGAATTATCCGATTTGGCTAGTCATCAAGAACAGTttcttatataaatatttaaaaacaagAATCATAAGGAAAATTATGTACaacttttaaaagtaaaaaagaaaggACAAAAGTCATAAAACTAAACAAAGCAACTGTGTTTTATTGAAGAGAAACTGGTGACTATATAGTTAGAATGAAAGGCTAATCAGAATGACTGCATAGCCATTACAAAGTTCCACAATGCCTGAGACACATAGTTTACAGGATAAGAgtaggaaaagaaaaggaaacagGAACACTCCTAATAATGTAACAAAGCCATCATAAAGGTGGAAACATTAATACATAATCACAGATACAAAGTTGGCTGCAGCCAAGCATGGATTGCTCAACATCATCATATCATCCGTGTGTTTTTATTCAACAGAAACAGGATTGTAAGAAATGGGAATCACAACTAGATCATTTTTCCTCCTGACTGTAGTACCAAAAGCTTCAGCCATGTCAAAATCTTCATGACTAGTTCCAAATGGAAGTTCCCAATCAAAATAGTACAGCAATTGTGCTAGAGGGAGTACAATATTTGGTAGAGCAAACAAAATGCCAGGACAGATTCTCTTTCCTGCACCAAAAGGTATGAATTCAAAATTGGACCCCTTGTAGTCAATTGGACAATCCAGGAATCTCTCAGGATAAAACTTCTCTTCTTCACTCCAGCAAAGGTCTCTTCCAATTGCCCATGTATTCACAATTACTTGGGTTCCTACTGGTATTGTGTAACCATCAATCTCACACGTTTCACCACACTCTCTTGGAAATAAAGGAATAGGAGGGTGTAATCTCAAAGTTTCTTTAATCACTGCTTTTAAAAATTTCAGTTCTTCAAGAGCCATTTCCTCAACATACCCTCTGCTACCAAAAACTTGCCTAACTTCTGCTTGAGCCCTTTTCATCACTCTTGGGTTCTTCAGCATTTCTGAGAAAGTCCATTCCAAACTGGTAGATGATGTCTCACTTCCAGCAATAAACATGTCCTGCAATATGTCCACCCCAAATACTTGTTGTTTAAAAGCCGCATATCAACTTTATACCCATAAAAGTCCCTTAGAAATTACACATAATAGGTGAAAACCCACCACTGGATTCATTTCTTAgcttatagtagtactaattAAGGCTAGGAATAGTGTCCAAATTGTAATTTCTTACATTAGTGTTAAAACGAAAATATGAAATGAAGCAGAAAGATATAGAAACTAACCTGAAGAACGGCTTTAATGTTGTTGATGGTCAAATGAAATTCAGGGTCACCATGATCTTTCAGATTCAAAAGAATAGAAAGAAGACTTCCATCTCCACCACTCTTTGCTGTTGCTTCAGTGATGATTTTTTCTAGAACCTTGTCAGTAGTTCTATGCAATTCCTTAAATTTATTCATCGCTCCACTAATCACAAGTAGCCAGCGTTGGGAAGGAAACAAATTAGTAACACTGAAACTTTCAGCCACTCTCATACTTTTCTTCATGAAGAGGATATATGCTTCTTGGTCCTTGCATTTATCACCAAAAGCTGCCCTTGCAACTATGCTATATGTCATAGATAAAACTATATCCGTGAGGTTGACACATGATCCGGTGTTCATAGATATATATCTTATTAAATTTGATACCTCTTCCTCCCTAATTGAATGGAATGATCGCACACATTTAGCACTCAACAGCTCCAGTGCGCATATTTTTCTTAGCTGCCTCCAGTAGTCTCCATATGATGAAAAGGCAATGTCAGTGAAACCATAAGTTGTAATTTCTGCACCAAGTGATCGAGGTCGTTGAGCAAATGTGATTTCATGAGTTTTCAACACCTCTTTGGCAATTTCTGAAGAAGAAACCACAATGGCTGATGTCTCTCCAAGTTGCAGGTGCATGAGAGGGCCATATTTCTTGGATAACTCTCTCAGGCGGTGGTGGGGAAGGGAGCCAATGAGGTGGTGTATGCTTCCGAAAATTGGCAGCTTCCATGGCCCTGGTGGAAGATTGGAGGCTGTGTTTGTGGTTTTAAATCTCTTTAGGATCATAAACATTAAGAGGACCATAAGACTGAGAAGGATGGGGAAGGATAAGAAATGATCCTCCATCATTAGCAAAAGGGCAGTGCAGGGAGGGAGAGCAGTGATTAATTAATCAATAAGGTGAGTCCTATTTGTGCAGGCTGAATGCCAAACTGTTAGACTTATCTTTTTGCCCATTACATTTACAGCCCTTATAGCTGATTGAAAATGTATATTGTTCTTAAACTACAAGCTGGTTGCAATTTATTTTAACTTGCATAATATCCTTTAGTTGACTCTTGGAAccaatcatatcatatcatatagaCTTTAGTGGCAATTCGGAGACAATTAACTCATCACAAAGTCTGAAACCACCCCTGGGAAAACAGGAGGGGTTAACAACTCAATTTCTAGAAGAAGATCTTCATTTGACCAAGAGTGATGCCGTAGCAACAATAATGCTATTGAATTGCACACGTGGTACATATATAAATCTGCTTGCAGTTAGAtaattgtattatttttttttgacgaTTGATAATTGTATTATTAAACTTAAGACAATTgactaaacattttttttttatcaatgttGACTAAACATTATTGTTCCATAATAAATCTCACGGTATCACATCACACCTTTGCACCAATATTGAATGTATGAACTAGTCAAATTGTTTGACATTTAACCTGCAtaaaactaattttaaaaaatgtgtcATATCAATTAAGTAAATTAATTTCCAGATATAATTGAACACATTTATCTATTGTAGAATTGTCTATACGAAAAAGATTGATAGATCATGGATTAATAACTACACTCTTCATTTTTCTAGGAACCTTTGATTgtcataaaatttaaaatattttttttccatattttATGACAGTAAAAAATTACAACTAAAATAATGTTgagaataattaatttttttttttacattagaaagataaattgtatcTGCCAGTGATTGATCTCTAGACCTCTCTCACCTAACATacatgtcccctaactcttatcacttgagttaTTGTCCGGGGAGAATGAGAGAGTAATTAATCATTAATTGTTCAATGGTATACAAATCGCAACTAATGTGTATATAAAATTGGTTCCAAGAGATCAACTAAATTATAAACTAATATAGATGGAAACAAACAAGAAGGATATTATCTTAAATTTTCACTTAGTGGATGACATCTAAAAGGATATATGCAAGTTTGAATAAATTGCAACCAGAGATTGTAGTTTAAGAATAATAGATACATTTCCAATATAAGGGCTGTATTCGACAAAAAGATATATAAGTCAGATTGTTTGACATTTAACCAGcataaaacaaattttaaaaaatgtgtcATATCAATTAATCTGACATTAAACCTGCATAAAACAAATTGTTCAAAGGGCAAAACTTAGATACAGTTACTTAGGTGCAGTTTGTACTGTTTGCCAATTAAAATATgatatgtgtaattttttttccacatcAGATTCAACAAAATTCCACCCACCCACCCCactccatcttcttcctctcaccTCCCaaaccaccatctccttcacaGTGAACAATTCAGAACCACATAAATGGAGCCCCACCGCACCAAGGGCGACCATCGTCCCCTCCCTTGTGTGAGTCTTTCCTTCCTTCGCCGCCTCAACCTCGTCTGGGCCCGATCTCCGCCTTGCCGTCAAGGTTCCGGTGACCTCAACCGTGACTGGCGCACCGCCGCGCCGTGCCTCGAGCACCCCTATCCCAGATCTCTGCTCATGTCGCCGGTGGGAATTGGGAACCGCGTGGTCACCACCGTCTTCCCAACCTGAATTTGGGTGAGCTTTAGATTTTGGGTGTTGTTAAATCAGATGTGAAATTGGTTGTGGTGGCTAAATTGAAAAGGGTGGGTTTGGCTTTTGGACAGTATCAATTTGATGTGGAATCAGATCTAGATTGATGGTCTGGGGCTGCTAGTTTGGGTGGATACAGCAGGTTCAACGTGAATgtaaggaagaagatgaagtggggTGGGTGGGTGGGTGGGTGGAATTTTGTTGAATCTGATGTGGAAAAAAATTACACATGTCATATTTTTATTGGCAAACAGTACAAACTGTACCTAATCAACTGTATCTAAGTTTTTTCCTGGTTCAAATTACTGTTTTATCTTCCTTTTTCTGTTTTTGCTGTATTGTGAtagtttagttttatttttaagtCTCCTAGTTTATAAGTATTCTGTCTTATCTGTAATATTTTCTATAGCACAAGGCTTTTTAAACTTCCAAGCCTACTGCTTTACTTGTACTCTTGATTACTTGGAAATAAATtcagctttctaaaaaaaatcaattacttaaattaattaaaaatttgataTTTCATTTCCAAATAATTGAACATATTTATCTATTGTACAATTGCTTATACGAGTCTTATCTCTAGCTAATGTGAAACATAACATGACATCAACCGGGCATACAATTCAATAATTCTATATGCATCCTCAATATTACATATATTTGAGTAGTTGATgactttatatttaatttaaaaaattaaccaCGAGAAACATACATATGACTTTTTTGGTTTAGATCCTTAACgtaaagagagatagaaattaGCATAAGAGATACATCAGAAATCAACTTATTATAAAGAGAGAGGGATGAATTGAGCAATCGATAAACATCCAGAAATGGAACTATACTGGGCTTGGGTGTCTGCTGCCACTTTGGCGACATGCTATGTCTTTGTAGACATATTTTTGAGGAGGTTGAATGGATGGTATTATGATCTAAAGTTATGCAAGAAACAACACCCTCTGCCTCCTGGTGATATGGGATGGCCTCTTATTGGCAATCTAATTTCCTTCTACAAAGATTTCTCATCTGGTCACCCTAATTCATTCACCAACAATCTTCTTCTCAAGTCAAGTTTCtcttattttctcatttttttttgtgtctgaataaataaaattaccatatatgcttatatatattatatatgtatgTTTGTTCAGATATGGACAAAGCGGTATGTACAAGACTCACTTGTTTGGGAAGCCAAGCATAATCGTGTGTGAGGCTGAGATTTGTAGGAGAGTGCTTACAGATGATGTAAACTTTAAGTTTGCGTATCCAGAATCCCTGAGACAGTTGATACCAGTACAAAGCATTTCTCGTGCTGAACATAGGCAATTTCGGCGCCTAATCAACACTCCCATCATGAATCACCAGGCGCTAGCGGTGTACCTGGAACGCATCGAAAACATAATGATCAATTCGTTAGAAGAATTATCTAGCATGAAACACCCCGTTGAGTTGTTGAAAGAGATGAAGAAAGTCACCTTCAAAGTCATCATCGACATTTTAATGGGAACTTCCATTCCGCACATGATCACTCAAAACATGGAAAGTTTTTTTGCGGAGTTGTGTAATGGGATGCTCTCTGCCCCCATTAACGCACCTGGTTTTGTGTACCACAAAGCACTCAAGGTTCTTCATTTCCTTTATCTTGCATACTATTAATTGTTAAGAATTAACTTGTTTCGATCATAATTATTTTACAATATTATTTGCTGCATATATATACTAGGCACGTAAGAAGCTGGCAAAAACAGTTCAATCTGTTGTAGACGAAAGGAGACTGAAATCGAAAAATGGCCAAGAAGGAAAAGATAAAGCTTTTATTGATAGTGTTCTGGAAGTCAATGATGAGAATGGTCGGAAACTGGAGGATGGGTATATTATTGACCTACTAATAGCAATATTATTTGCTGGCCATGAAACTTCTGCAACTACTATGATGTGGACAATTGTATATCTTACACAACACCCACACATCTTGAATAAAGCTAAGGTAATTAATAATTTTGCAGCAAGCATAAAAGCATTTCCAACCATTACACTTACTAAAATTTCTCAactttattttatatcattctTTTAAAATTTTCGAT
This portion of the Lotus japonicus ecotype B-129 chromosome 3, LjGifu_v1.2 genome encodes:
- the LOC130745621 gene encoding protein HIGH CHLOROPHYLL FLUORESCENCE PHENOTYPE 173, chloroplastic-like, with the protein product MKQDLRSFKLILEYIKALPTGQETDFVLVSCSGQGIEPSRREQVLKAKQAGEDSLRRSGLGYTIVRPGPLEEEPGGQRALIFDQGNRISQGISCADVADICVKALHDSTARNKSFDVCYEYVAEEGRELYELVAHLPDKANNYLTPALSVLEKNT
- the LOC130745620 gene encoding beta-amyrin 11-oxidase-like isoform X2, giving the protein MYKTHLFGKPSIIVCEAEICRRVLTDDVNFKFAYPESLRQLIPVQSISRAEHRQFRRLINTPIMNHQALAVYLERIENIMINSLEELSSMKHPVELLKEMKKVTFKVIIDILMGTSIPHMITQNMESFFAELCNGMLSAPINAPGFVYHKALKARKKLAKTVQSVVDERRLKSKNGQEGKDKAFIDSVLEVNDENGRKLEDGYIIDLLIAILFAGHETSATTMMWTIVYLTQHPHILNKAKEEQEKIMKVRVSSQTRLNLQEIKQMVYLSQVIDETLRCANIVFSMFREATSDVNMSGYVIPKGWRVLIWGRAVHMDPENYPNPEEFNPSRWDDYHGKAGTSLPFGVGSRLCPGKDLAKLEISIFLHYFLLNYKLERINPDCPITFLPIPKPVDNCLAKVIKVSCN
- the LOC130745620 gene encoding beta-amyrin 11-oxidase-like isoform X1, producing MELYWAWVSAATLATCYVFVDIFLRRLNGWYYDLKLCKKQHPLPPGDMGWPLIGNLISFYKDFSSGHPNSFTNNLLLKYGQSGMYKTHLFGKPSIIVCEAEICRRVLTDDVNFKFAYPESLRQLIPVQSISRAEHRQFRRLINTPIMNHQALAVYLERIENIMINSLEELSSMKHPVELLKEMKKVTFKVIIDILMGTSIPHMITQNMESFFAELCNGMLSAPINAPGFVYHKALKARKKLAKTVQSVVDERRLKSKNGQEGKDKAFIDSVLEVNDENGRKLEDGYIIDLLIAILFAGHETSATTMMWTIVYLTQHPHILNKAKEEQEKIMKVRVSSQTRLNLQEIKQMVYLSQVIDETLRCANIVFSMFREATSDVNMSGYVIPKGWRVLIWGRAVHMDPENYPNPEEFNPSRWDDYHGKAGTSLPFGVGSRLCPGKDLAKLEISIFLHYFLLNYKLERINPDCPITFLPIPKPVDNCLAKVIKVSCN
- the LOC130745619 gene encoding cytochrome P450 71D11-like, with the protein product MMEDHFLSFPILLSLMVLLMFMILKRFKTTNTASNLPPGPWKLPIFGSIHHLIGSLPHHRLRELSKKYGPLMHLQLGETSAIVVSSSEIAKEVLKTHEITFAQRPRSLGAEITTYGFTDIAFSSYGDYWRQLRKICALELLSAKCVRSFHSIREEEVSNLIRYISMNTGSCVNLTDIVLSMTYSIVARAAFGDKCKDQEAYILFMKKSMRVAESFSVTNLFPSQRWLLVISGAMNKFKELHRTTDKVLEKIITEATAKSGGDGSLLSILLNLKDHGDPEFHLTINNIKAVLQDMFIAGSETSSTSLEWTFSEMLKNPRVMKRAQAEVRQVFGSRGYVEEMALEELKFLKAVIKETLRLHPPIPLFPRECGETCEIDGYTIPVGTQVIVNTWAIGRDLCWSEEEKFYPERFLDCPIDYKGSNFEFIPFGAGKRICPGILFALPNIVLPLAQLLYYFDWELPFGTSHEDFDMAEAFGTTVRRKNDLVVIPISYNPVSVE
- the LOC130744639 gene encoding U-box domain-containing protein 40-like; the protein is MVHKKWGSPKAAKESEKFPEPITTPRLKWKKLFFHSINPSKPNSNNKTQNPPEEFLCPISGSIMADPVIVSSGHSFDRASVQACKDLNFTPQLPDGNTPDFSVVIPNLALKSSILKWCQTQTTTAPNTATTENLVHTLMASKPPPPKDPPVNLFTRAETQVPLRPTHLYTSSEESIATAASSSTPPLQFSTQPSYCYSSPSSSELEPATTPEE